In Arachis hypogaea cultivar Tifrunner chromosome 17, arahy.Tifrunner.gnm2.J5K5, whole genome shotgun sequence, a single window of DNA contains:
- the LOC140180579 gene encoding uncharacterized protein: MAQDQNTTFKVMNQEFVKLDRFDGTNFNRWKDKMMFLLSILNLAYVIDPKTTPIADAAENVTPEEKEKIVQLKKKRDEDTFACRGHILNTLSDRLYDLYMSIQSPLEIWKSLEEKYNTEQQGTDKKKLLHLGEDFTIEKLLRHIRIEEETRKRDAVYLSQSSKVNHIDENNINKKKRKLLKKEASKTNLVEEKDLIAMVVEKVQNMHIGMVTEVNIATQGKSLEWWLDSGATVRICNYRNQLKTYEEVNNREVLMGNDNSAKVCGQGSVELNFTSGKKLSLINVLHVPDLRKNLVYVSLLCKKGFKVVMKSDKVILLKNDVFIGKRILY; encoded by the exons ATGGCACAAGATCAAAACACCACGTTCAAGGTCATGAATCAAGAGTTTGTCAAGTTAGATCGCTTTGATGGAACGAACTTCAACCGTTGGAAAGACAAGATGATGTTTCTTCTTTCGATTCTCAATCTTGCATATGTGATTGACCCAAAGACTACACCAATTGCCGATGCCGCTGAAAACGTCACaccggaagagaaagaaaagatcgTTCAATTGAAGAAGAAACGTGATGAAGATACTTTCGCATGTCGAGGTCATATCCTCAACACTTTATCCGACCGACTCTATGATCTCTACATGTCAATTCAATCGCCATTAGAGATTTGGAAGTCTTTGGAAGAAAAGTACAATACCGAACAACAAGGAACAGATAA GAAGAAACTTTTACATCTTGGTGAGGACTTCACTATTGAGAAATTACTAAGGCATATACGTATAGAGGAGGAAACTCGAAAACGTGATGCTGTGTATCTTTCTCAAAGTTCTAAAGTGAATCATATTGATGAAAATAacatcaataagaagaaaagaaa ACTTCTGAAAAAGGAAGCATCAAAGACCAACTTAGTGGAAGAGAAGGATCTAATTGCTATGGTTGTAGAAAAAGTACAAAACATGCATATTGGCATGGTTACAGAAGTCAACATAGCAACACAAGGAAAATCACTTGAGTGGTGGTTAGATTCTGGGGCTACTGTTCGCATTTGCAATTATCGCAACCAATTGAAAACATATGAAGAAGTGAACAATAGAGAAGTCTTGATGGGCAATGATAACTCAGCCAAAGTTTGTGGTCAAGGAAGTGTGGAATTAAATTTTACAtctggaaagaaattaagtttaataaatgtaCTTCATGTTCCAGATTtgagaaaaaatttagtttatgttAGTCTCTTGTGTAAGAAAGGATTCAAAGTTGTAATGAAATCCGATAAAGTGATCTTGCTTAAGAATGATGTATTCATAGGAAAAAGGATATTGTACTGA